The genome window TGCAGCCAGCCCGAGTGCACGCCGAGCCGGGCGATGAGCCGCTTCCAGCTCCAGAGCAGCGCGCGGCCCTCGTGCTCGCCCTCGTGCGCGTCGAGGCGGAAGTAGGGCGACTCGAGGAGATCGAGGACGGCGGAGGCGGGGTAGTCGCGCTTCTCGAGGGTGAGGAGCACGAGCGCGAGCCGCGCGGCGGGGTGGCGCAGGACGGGGCCGCCCTCGGGCGTCCAATAGGGGACGGCGTGCTCGGCGAAGACCTCCTCGGCGAGCGCGCGGAAGGGCTCGAGCGTGCGGGCGGCGACGCCCATGTCGGCGAAGGGCACGCCCTCCTCGTCATGGAGGCGGCGCAGCTCCTTGGCCGCGCGCCAGAGCTGGTCGCGCGCGCCCGAGACGCTGTAGAGCTTGAGCGCGGGCTTCGCCGCGCGGCGCAGTCCGTGCTCCTCTCGCCCGTCCTCGAACCTTTCAGCGCCGTGAGGTTCGAGGAGCGGCTCGCCGCGGCGCTCGGGCGAGAAGAGCCGGCCGAGCCCGGTCCCGAGCGCGCTGTCCGCGTCCTCGGGGAGGTACTCGGGCGCGGACTCGGCGCCGTGGAGGTAGGTCTCGACGAAGGGGCGGCAGAAGGCGTAGGCGGGGTGGTCCTTGAGGTACGGGTAGAAGACGGTGACGGGGTGGCTCGCCGCGACCGCGGCGAAGAAGTCGGCCTGCACGCCGGTGAGGTCGTAGAAGCCGTAGTAGAGCAGCTCCCCGTAGCGCGAGAGCGCGCCGGCCCGTCCGTCCTTGACGAGCTCGGCGGCGGCGCGCGGCAGGCCGGAGCCGGGGAGCGCGCCCATCTTCGCGAGCGCGGCGCGGTAGTCGCCGAGCAGCTTGAGGAGGTAGGCGAGCGCGGTCTTGCGCTCGGGGTCGCGGGCGAGGAGGTCGAGCTCGGCGGAGGCCTCGGTCTCGACGCCGGCGTCCGAGAGGTCGCGGATGCTCGCGCGGAAGGCGGCGCCGAGGCCGCGGCTCATCGCGTAGCGCTTCGCCTTGCGCAGGAGCCCGTCGACGAGGCGGTCGTGGAAGAGCGGGTCGCCCACGACGGCGGCGCCGGCCCCGCCGGAAGCCTCGACGAGCTCGGAGGCGAGCGAGAAGAAAGTGTGGAAACGCACGCCCAACAGCGAGAGGCCGTGCTCGACGCAGAGCAGGCGCTCGAGGCGGTCGGCGAGACGGCGGGAGGGCGCCACGACGGCGATCGGGTTCTGCGCGGAGGGCTTGAGCTCGCGCACGCGCGCCAGGAAGGCGCGTTCGAGCCCGGGCTGGAACGGGCCGCAGACGACCTTCACGCGGATGCTCGGCGGGCGGGATTCATGTCGGAGCTGCCTTCGATGGGATTATAGGCTATTGGGATTACGCTAGTTACAGTTCCCTATCTCCCCTTCCTGCGGGAGGGGGCAGGGGGAGGGGGAGCTGCTCTCTCAACTTGAAATGCCAAATTGGCATATCAAGTCAGCGCACCAATCATCGGAGCGGCCGGCCTCATGACGGATAGAACGGCTCGGGTACGGGAATGTTGCATGGAACTTTCGTCGGCTCCGGCGCGTACCCCTATGGGGGGCTCCATGGACAAAGATATCGAAGCCGTCGATCTCGGGCAGAAGATCTATCTCATCCGCGGGCAGAAAGTCATGCTGGACCACGACCTCGCCGCGCTCTACGGCGTCCCCACGAAACGCCTCAACGAACAGGTCCGCCGCAACCGGGAACGGTTCCCTGAGGACTTCATGTTCCAGCTTACGATCGAAGAAGCACGCATTTGGACCGTTTCAAGGTCGCAAAATGCGACCTTGAAGCGGGGAAAGAACATCAAGCACTTCCCGTATGCCTTCACCGAACACGGCGCCGTCATGCTGGCGAGCGTCCTCAGCAGCCCGATCGCCGTACGAGCGAGCATCCAGGTCGTCCGCGCCTTCGTGCGCCTGCGAGACACCCTCTCGCTGCACAAGGAGCTCGCGGCGCAGCTGCGCGAACTCGAGCGCAAGGTCGTCGGCCACGACGCGCGCATCGCGGAGATCTTCGCCGTCATCAAGCGGCTCATGGCGGAGCCCAGGAAGGCTGCGCCCAGAATCGGATTCAAACCGGATTGATGGTGTGGGGTCTGGCGGCGGTTGCTCAGGTTAAGACAAAACAAAGCCCCCGCCGGACGGCGCGGGGGCTGAACTGGCGGAGGGGGTGGGATTCGAACCCACGGAACGGTTTGACCCGTTCACCGGTTTTCAAGACCGGCCGTTTCAACCACTCACGCACCCCTCCAGATCGGATGCTAACGAACGGCGTTGACCGCGGGAAGCTTCGCGCGGCGCAGCGGGACGTCGTACGTGAAATTGAAGAAGCCGACGGGCTTGGGAAGCTCGGCGAAGGTGAGCGCGCCGCTCATGCGCTGGCCCTCGCGCTCGGGCAGGGCGTCGGAGACGAGCTCGCCCTGCGCGACCTCCTTCGCGTCGAAGCGGCAGCCGCGGCTCTTGAGCTCGAGGGAGTCGAGCGAGCGGTCGCGCCACGCGCGGCAGGGTTTGCCCTTGGGCGAGAGCAGCCAGGCGGTGGCGAGATAGCGCTGGAGCCCCTGGCCCTCGCCGGCGTCGTAGAGGTGGAGCTCGAGGCGGCGCGGCGCGATGCGCACGGCGCCGGCGGTCACGACGTAGATGCGCCGGCCGCTCGCGCGGGACTCGTAGAGCCGGGCCGTGGGCCGCGGATCGTCCTTCGTGCAGGTGTAGGGCTGAAAAGGGTTGGAGGAGGGCTTGAGCTCGTAGCAGAAGTAGTTGCCCGCGCTGCGCTCGTCGCGGAGGTTGAAGCTGAGCTCGATGGCGGGCTTCGCGGGCTTGACCGGCCTCGTGTTCACCGCGATGGGGATGCTCTGCACGGCGGCGGCGGTGGAGACGCTCGGCGGCGTCTGTGCGAGCGCGGGCCGCGCGAAGACGAACAGGGCGGCGGCGAGGAGCGCGTTCACGAAGGATCTCCCCCCGGGCGGGAGGAGGGCCGGCGCGTGATGTAGTCGTCCGCCTCCTCGTCCTCGGGCGTGAAGGTCTCGAACTCGTCGATGGCGAAGACGGGCTTGCCCTGCACGCAGCCGACGAAGACGGCATAGATGAGCGCGCGGTCGCCGACGACGAGGTCGGCCTGCATGGGCTCGATGAGGCCCTCGGGCACGGGCAGCCAGAGCGGACGCTTGCCCTCCGAGAGCGAGATCTCCTTCTTGTAGCGCGGGGCGGCGTCGGGGTCGCCGATCTGCTTCGTCCAGCGCTTCATGAGCTCGTAGCGCGCGGGAGGCGTGTCGCGCAGACTCCCCTGATAGACGAGCTCGGCCGAGAAGAGCCGGTCCTTGATGAGCGGCTTGGCCTTGGGGTTCGGCGGGCAGGGCTCCATGCTCACGGCCTTGGCGATGCTCATGAGCGGGTACTGCGTCCTGTCGAAGGGCTCGTCCTCGGCCTTCTGGCCCTCGGGGTTGGGGTCCTGGCTGGGCGGCGGCGCGACGGCCGGCGGCTTGGGCTTCTCGGGCGCCGTCGACTTCGCGGACGCGGCGGGGCAAAGCAGGGCGAGCACGAGGAGGGCGAGCAGGAACGGAAGTTCTACCCTCCCCGCCCCTCGGCGGCACCCCGGCACCAATAGTGCCGCGATCGCGCCATGAGGAAGCCAAGAGCGCGAACTCTCGAGGAGGGAGGGAGAATGAAACGGACCGTTATGGCGTTTCATATTCTCCGAGACCTGCCAGCTCATAGCGCGCGACCTCGCCGACCTCCCTGATCGGGTCGTCCTGCAGGAGCTTGAGCGCGACGACCGCGCGCTCGCCGCCGAGGCGGCCGAGGGCCTGCGCGACGAGGATGCGGCCCTCGCGAGTCTCCTTCTCGAGCCGCGCGCTCAAGAGCGGGACCGCGCGCGGGTCGCCGGCCTTGCCGAGCGCTTCGAGCGCGCGCAGCCGCAGCGGCGACGCGTCATTCTCCACGATTCGCAGGAGATAGTCCAGCGCGTCCTTCCCCCCCCTGGGGCCCAGGCGCAGGAGGTAGTAGGCGGCGAGGATGCCGGTCTCGGTGGGCTCCTTCTCCTCAAGGAGCCAGCCCTCGAGCTTGAGACGGCCGAGGTCCCGGCGTCGGCGCGCGAGGCCGTAGGCGGCGGCGGGCTGGACCTGGGCCGGCGCCTTCTCGAGCGCGGCGCGCAGCGCGGCCTCGGCGCGCGGCCCCCCGTACTCGCCGAGCGCCTCGAGCGCGGCCTGCGCGAGGCCGGGCTTGGGGCTCTCGGCGCAGCGCAGCAGCCAGTCCTGCGAGCCCTTGTCCTTGAGCGCGGCGACGCCGGCGACCGCGCGCTCGACGACGACCTCGTCGTCGTCGAGGAGCCCGCGGCGCAGCGCGGGGAGCGCGGCGGGGTCCCTCGTCTCGGCGAGCGCGTCGAGGATGCGCTCGCGCAGGACCGTGAGCTGGGGCGGCAGGCCGGCGGCCTTGAACTTGGCGCTCTCGAGGTAGTCCCAGGCGCGCAGCAGGGCCTTCATCGGCTCCCTGCCGCCGTGCCGGGAGAGCGAGAGGGCGATGGCGGCGCTCTCCTCGGGGGAGGCGTTGGGGACGTCGAAGAGGCGGATGAGCGCGACCCGGGCCTTCGGGTCGCCGCCGACGCCGAGCGCGCGCAGGACGAGGAGGCGCTCGGAGCCCTGCGCCGTGTCGAGCGCGGAGAGCAGCGCGCGGGAGCTCCCGGCGCTCAGGGGGAGCGCGAGCGAAAGGAGCGTCAGGATGAGGAGCGGCCGCGCGGGCATCGCTCAGCCCTGGTTGGGGAGGATGGCGACGGGGCTCCAGGTGAAGAAGCCCTTGCGGCGGAAGAGGGCCTGACCCTCGATGGCGATCTCGGCGCCGTCGCGGAACTCGGAGCCCTTGGCCGCCATCTGCCCGACGACGGCCATGCGCCGCACGAGCTCCTCGCGCTGCTCGGGGGTGAGGGCGCCGAGCGTCTCGCCCTGGGCGAGCTTGATCTTCGCCTGGAACCAGCAGTGGTAGCCCGTGGACTTGGGCCCGGCGAACTTGAAGCCGGGGGTGCCCTTGAACTCGACGACCTGCGCGGCGGGGCCGAGGAAGAGCTCGAGGGCCTGGCGCGACTCGGAGGTCCGCGGCGCCGGGACGCAGCCTGAGAGCGCCGCGCAGAGGGCGGCGACGGTCAGGACGGCGGCGGGGGTCTTCATAAGGGCTCTCCTTGCGGCGCTCCGTCGAGTATAGACGCCGGCGGCCCGCCTTGTCAACGCGCGCGGGCGCGCGCGTTTTATTTTATTAGCTACAATCCTCCTCATGCCTCGGAACGAAGGCGAGAGCCTCGACCTCCTGCTGGAAGCGGGTAATCTGCTCTCCTCCAAGCTGGACCTCCGCGAGCTGCTCCCCATCGTCATGGAGCTGGCCTCCCGCGTCGTCGACGCGGAGACGGCCTCGCTGCTCCTGCTGGACGCGAAGACCGAGGAGCTCTACTTCGACGTGGCGCTCGGGCTCGACCCCGAGGTGGCGAAGATCCGGCTCAAGAAGGGCCAGGGCATCGCCGGCGCCTGCGCGGCCGACGGGAAGCCGGTCATCGTCAACGACGTGGCCCACGACCCGCGCTGGGCCAAGGTCATCGACCAGAGCTCGGGCTTCAAGACCCAGTCGGTGCTCTGCGCGCCGATCATCCTCAAGGGGAAGCTCCTGGGCGTCGTCGAGGCCATCAACTCGAACACGGGCACGTTCACCGACACCGACGTCCGCATCTTCAACGCCTTCGCCTCGCAGACGGCCGTCGCCATCGAGAACGCGCGGCTCTTCGCCGCCCTGAGCGAGGAGAAGGCCAAGCTCGACACCCTCCTCGACGAGATCGCCGACGCCGCGGTGCTCAGCGACCGCGCGGGCCGCATCCTGCTGGCCAACGCGGCGGCGAAGAAGCTCTTCTCGGGCGAGAAGGGCTCCGCCCCGGCCGACGTGTTCGCGGCGACCCGGGGGATGTCGGCCTGCCCGCCGCTCGGCAACCTCCTCGAGGGAGAGAGCCAGGCGGTGCCCTTTGAGATCGTCCGCAAGGACCCGCAGCTCCTCATCCTCGCCGGCACGGTCTCGGCCATCCAAACGGAAGGCCCCGACGGCGAGAAGCGCGAGTGCCGCGTCTTCGTCTTCCGCGACGTCACCGAGCTCCGGCGCGAGGAGGGGCTCAAGCGGAACTTCCTCTCGCTCATCTCGCACAAGCTCAAGACCCCGCTGGTCACGGTCGTGGGCTACGGCTCGCTCCTGGCCGACGAGCTCAAGGACAAGGTCCCGGCCGACTCCCTCAAGGCCCTCCACACGATCCGCCAGCAGGGCAGCAAGCTCGCCAACCTCGTCGAGAAGCTCCTCAACTACACGACGCTCGAGGACCTCGACACCCGCATGCTCGACGCCGAGCCCTTCCCGGTCGACGAAGTCCTCACCGCCGCGGTCAAGGACCTCGACGTCTGGCTCAAGGACAACGACGGGGCCGCCCTCGTCGAGGCCGGCTCGGGCCTCCAGGCGATGGGCGACTCGCTGCTCATCAAGGACGCGGTCAAGAACCTCGTCGAGAACGGCGTGAAGTTCGCGCCCCGGGAGAAGCGCAAGGTCGCGCTCTGGGCCGTGCAGGGCAAGGACCGGACCATCGAGCTCAACGTGCGCGACACGGGCCCGGGCATCCCGCCCGAGGAGCGCGAGAAGGTCTTCCGCCGCTTCTACCAGATCGAGAGCTCCTTCACCGGCCAGGTCGACGGCTGGGGCCTGGGCCTCTCGTTCGTCAAGAAGGTCGTCGAGAAGCACGGCGGCGAGGTCCGCATCGACTCCCGGCCGGGCGCGGGCACCACGATGACCCTCGTGCTCCCGCAGGCCGAGTCATGATCGACGCGGCCACCCTGAAGTTCTCGGACTGGGCGCCGGCGCTCACGGGCGGCGAGCACGCCGAGGCCTTCCTCGAGGACAGCGTCGGCAACTCGCTCCACTACGAGGACGGCCGCCTCCAGGAGGTCGCCTCGGGCTCCGACCGGGGCGTGGGCCTGCGCTACCTGCGCGCGCTCGGCGACGACCGTTTCGAGACCCTCCACGGCTCGCTCAACGAGCTCGAGCCGGGTTCGGCGCGCGCGCTGGCCGACCGCCTCCTCGAAGGCATGCCGCGCCGCGAGGCGCCGCCCGGCAAGCGCATCGAGTCCTTCCCGCACCGCGTGCGCCGCCACCCCTTCGACGTGCCCATGGAGGAGAAGGTCGCCCTGCTCGCGCGCGCCGACCGCGCCGTGCGCGAGGACTTCCCGCACGTGCGCCAGGTCAGCCTCATCTACGCCGAGCGCATGCGCCGCTTCGCCATCCTCGATTCCGAGAGCGGCTTCCGCATGGGCGAGCGGGCGGTCTCCCTCTACGCGGTGACCGTCACCGCCGAGAAGGACGGCCTCCTGCAGAGCGGCTACGAGGTCGTCGGCGGGCTCAAGGGCTACGAGCTCTTCGACGACTACTCCCCCTTCGCGGCCGCGCGCACGGCCGCCGCGCGGGCGGTGGCGAAGCTCTCGGCGCCGACCGCGCCGGCCGGCGAGATGCCGGTCGTGCTCGCCTCCTCGGCGGGAGGGACCTTCATCCACGAGGCCATCGGCCACTCGCTGGAGGCCGACCACATCCAGGAAGGGACCTCCCCCCACTACGCGGGCCTGCGCGGCAAGCAGGTCGCCGCCGAATTCATCACCATCATCGACGACCCGACGCTGCCCTACGCGCGCGGCTCCTACGCCTTCGACGACGAGGGGGTCCCGGCGGCCCCGACGACGGTCATCGAGAACGGCGTGCTCAAGGACTACCTCTACGACCGGCTCACGGCGCTCAAGGACGGCCGGCGCTCCAACGGGCACGGCCGGCGCGAGAGCTTCCGCCACCGCCCCATCCCGCGCATGTCGAACCTCTACATCGCGCCCGGGAAGGACAATCCGAAGGCCATCCTGCGCTCCATCGAACGCGGCCTGCTCGTCACGAAGATGGGCGGCGGGCAGGTGAACACGGCGACGGGCGAGTTCCTCTTCGGCGTCGACGAGGGCTACCTCGTGGAAGGCGGGAAGGTGAAGCATCTGGTCCGCGACGCGAACCTGCTCGGCGCGGGGCCGGACGTCCTGCGGTCCATCGACATGCTCGGCTGGGACATCGGCTGGGGCATCGGGACCTGCGGGAAGGAAGGGCAGGGGGTGCCGGTCTCGGACGGGCAGCCGACCCTGCGCATCCCCAAAGTCGTCGTCGGCGGAAGGGAGGAAGCATGAAGCGATTGATCCTGAGCGCCCTGGCGCTGTCCCTGGCGGGCGGCGCGTTCGCGATGGGACGCACGCCGCCCCGCGAGGGGGCTGCGCCGACGAAGAAGGACGAGCCGGCGAAGAAGGAGGCCCCGATGGAGAAGAGCACCGACATCACCGCGACGGCGTCGCCGTCGGTCTGGAAGGGCCCGCACAGCGGCATCAACGACCTGACCGCCTTCGTCATCGAGGACCCGTCCAACTGGGAGAAAGTCTGGAAGGACTACATGAAGCGCGAGGTCCCGAAGGTGGACTTCACGAAGCACTTCGCGGCCTGCGTGTTCCTCGGCCTGCGCCCGACCGGCGGCTTCGGGGTGGACTTCCTCTCGCCGCTGATGGACGCGGGCACCGTCACGATCCGCTACCGCATCCATGCGCCGGGGGGCGGCTCGTTCGTGACCCAGGCGTTCACGACGCCCTTCGCGGTCCAGCTCTACAAGAAGACCGGCCGCGCGGTGAAGCTCGTGGAAGAGAAGAAATAGTGCCCGCGGGAGCGCCGCTCGTCCTGGCGCTCCTGCTCGCCCCCTCGCCGCTCTCGGCGCAGGAGGGCCGCGCGGTCGTCCGCGACCTGCCGGCACGCGCGTCGGCGGCCGCCCCCGCGCCGACGGCCCCTCCCGCCGCGAAGCCCGCCCCGAGAGAGCGCAGCGAATCGAGGGGCCCGTCCAAGCCGAAGTCCAGGTCGAAGCTCCCGAAGCCGCGCACGAGCCCGGCCGCGCCCAGGGAGGCGCTCTGGAAGCCGGTGGGCTCCTCCCTGCTCTTCTACGCCGACGGCGCGCCGACCGTCGAGCTCGGCAACGGGGTCTGGGACGAGGAGAAGGACGGGACGATCGACCGGCGCACGGCGCGCGGCGGCGTCTCGAAGGACCGGCGCTTCGCCTGGCACTGGGTGAAGCTCGAGAAGATCCGCAAGGGCCGCGTCGACGAGACCCTCAACTGGGCGAGCACGCTCAGCTACTACGGCTCCTCCGGGAAGTCCCTCTGGGACGACGAGGGAGCCGAGGCGCCGCCGGGACGCGAGCCGCTGCTGATGAGCGACGACGGCGAGACGGCGGTGGTCTTCGGCCGCCGGGGCCCGAAGTGGCGCATGACCGGCTACAGCTTCACCGGCAACCCGCTGCTCATGGCCGAGCTCGGCGACCGCATCGAGGACGCGCGCATCACGCCCCGGGGGCGCTACGCGCTCGTCGCCTGGGGCCCGATGGACCGGCCGCTCATCTGCTCCTTCTTCAACCTGCAGACGCGCGCCCAGCGCGACGTGGCCGCCGCGACCCTGCCCCCGCTCGAGCAGCTCGCCCTCGGCGACGACGGCGTGCTGAGCTACCACGGGAAGATCGTGCTCCGGCTCAAGCCGTGAACCTCCTCCTCGCGCTGTTCCTCCCCCTCGCCGCCGCAGCCGCGGAGCCGCAGTGGAAACTGGCGGGCTCCTCGCTGCTCCTCGTCGCCGACGGCGCGCCGGCCGTCGAGTTCGGGCTCGGGACCTGGGAGGAGGAGAAGGGCGCGCTCGTGGAGCGGCGCTCCGTGCGCGGCGGCCTCTCGAAGGACGGGCGCTTCGCCTGGCACTGGACGCGCGTCGAGAGCATCCAGCGCCGCCGCGAGGACACGGTGCTCTCCTCATCGAACACCCTGAGCTACTACGGGCGCGAGGGACGCGCGCTCTGGAGCGCGGAGGACGCCGACGCGCCCGCGGGCCGCGCCCCCCTGCTCATGGGCGACGACGGCGAGTTCGCCGTGGTCTTCTCCCGCCGCGACGGCAAGTGGCGCATGAGCGCCTACAGCTTCGCCGGGCGTCCGCTCGTCTCCGCCGAGCTCGACGAACGCCTCGCCGAGACCCGCATGACGCCGAGCGGCCGCTTCGTGCTCGCGGCCTGGAGCCCCCGCGAGAAGCCGCTGATGCTCACCCTGCTCGACCTGCGGACGCGTTCGAAGTGCCAGACCCCGGCGGCCTCCCTGCCCCCGCTCACGCAGCTCGTCCTTACCGAGGACGGCGAGCTCAAGAGCGGAGAGCGCGTCGCCTACCGGTTCAAGCGATGATCCCCCTCGCGCTCCTGCTCCTCCTCGCCTCCCCGGCCCGCGCGGCCGACGCGCCCGACGTGCGCGGCGGCGTCGTGAGCACCGCGGACAGCGAGCTCGCGCGCAAGATGAAGGACATGCTCAAGGAAGACCCCTCGGTCGCCGACGCGCTGGCGCAGCGCCTGCTCAAGTCGAGCCTCGGCGCTCAGATGTCGCAGAAGAAGGACTACGGCTCCGCGCTCGAGGAAGTGCGGGCCTGGATCGTCGAGAACCCGGCCGACGCGGCCTTCCTCGCCGTGGGCTTCTCGCGCGACGACGCCGCCCGCAACCACGAGTTCGAAGACTCGCTCTACAACCGCGTCAGCCGCTTCTTCGCGCTCAACCCGGAGAGCGACAAGGGCATCATCGGGCGCCTCAAGGCCGCGGGCCGCGAGAGCCAGTTCCTCTCCAAGCAGAAGGACATGGATGACGACGAGCGCCGCGAGCTCCTCCAGAAGATGTTCGAGGGGAACTCGGGAGCGCAGGGCCGCGTGAAGTCGAAGGGCGAGGGCAAGGAGGGCGGCGGCAAGCCCGAGGACCCGCCGCACGGGACCTCCTACGCCGGCGACGCGCTCTACGACCGCCTCCACGCGGGAAACCCGACCGGCTACTCGCCGCAGGTCCAGGCCCTCCAGAGCGAGCTCAACCGCCTGGCCGTGCCGGGCGCGCCGAAGCTCATCGAGACGGGCAAGCTCGACGCGGCGACGCTGCGCCACCCCTACTACGCGCTGGCCCGCGACGCGGGGACGCTCGACGCGACCTGGCGCGCCCAGCGCGCCTGGTGGAACGCGAAGGCGCTCGGCGAGGAGAAGCGCTGGAGCCCCGCGCAGCTGCAGGACCCGAAGGTGCAGGACGCGCTCGCGCGCCGCGCCGCCGGCCGCGCGGTCCCCGACTCCTTCGAGCGCCGCCGGCGGGCGCTCGAGCGCCTCAACGCCTCGATCGCCGCCTTCGAGAAGGCCGCGCAGAGGGCCGCTTCGCCGCGCGCCATCACGAAGGGCCTGCTCGAGGAGCTCTCCGAGCTGCGCCGCGACGCCGCGCGCTGGGTGAGCATCACCGCCCTCGAGGAGGACGCGGCGCGCTACGAGCAGCTCAAGGACTTCTACTCCCCGGCGCTCGTCGCCGCCGTGCGCCGCTGCCCGCAGCCCGCCGAGCAGAAGGACCGCTTCCTGACCCGCGGCGTCGAGCTGCAGGGGAAGCTCGACGCGACGATGAACCTCGCGCGCCAGGCCGGCGACCTGCTCCGCCGCGACACCGACCCCTCGACGCTCGCGGCCGCCGCCGCGCTGGTCAAGGCCGAGCGGGCCAGCGGCCGCGCGCTGGGCGAGTGCGTGACCCGCTACACCGACGTGCCGCAGATGTGCGCCGCGGCCCAGGGCGCCGGCTCCGGCCTGCGCGCGCGCCTGGAGGCCCTCGCGGCCCGCTTCCTCCCCAACACCGGCTTCGGCCGCCGCCTGCGCGAGCGCGTGCGCGCCCGGCGCGAGCTCGACGGCGCCTTCCAGCGCATCGTCGTCACCGGGTTCCCCGATTAGGGGTCCCTCTCACAGGGGAACCTTAACTCCCCCTCCGGCCTCCCCCCGAGGGGGGAGGAGATAAGGAATAACGTCCCCCATAGGGAACTTTTCCGGCGGCTCGCGCGTAACCCGGGGGTGAGCGTCCTTCTCGCCTTCGCCGCCGCGCTGGCGGCCCTGCCATGCGCGGCCTACTGGGTGCCGGCGCCGCCCCCTCCGGGCGCGCTGGTCAAGGAGTACGACGCGGAGAAGGTGAAGCGCATCGACCTGCGCGCGGACGCCGGACTCGTGCGCCTGGAGCCGGTCACGGGGCCGCTCCTGACGGCGATCGTCGTGCGTCGCGACGCGGGGACCTGCCGGGTCGAAGCCTTCTTTCGGGAGGGCCGGCTGACCCTCTCCGTCGTCGAGAAAGCCCCCGCCTCCCCGCTCGGCGGCGCCGGACGCTGCCCGGCGGAGCTCACCCTGCGCCTGCCCCGCGCCGTCGAACTGAGCGCGGCGACCGGCTCGGCCCCCATAGAAGGAGAGGCGCTCAAGGGCCCCGTCCGCCTGCGCACGGGCAGCGGGAGCGTGCGCCTGCTCTGGGAGACGGCACCCCGCGGTCTCGTCGAGGTCGAGACCGGCTCCGGCCGCGTCGAGCTCGTCTTCCCCTCCGGTACGCGGGCCGACGCTTCGCTCGCCTCCGGCTCGGGCGCGGTCTTCGACGAGCTGACGCCCGACCGCCGGGCGAAGCTGCGCGTTCGGGTGCGCAGCGGGTCGGGCGACGTGGTCATGAGGTAGGAACTCCCCACATCAGGAACACGCCAGCTATAGTTCATTACTGCGTCCCCCCTCGGGGGGACCTCAGGGGGGAGAATCCTTGAACGACGACTCTCCCCCCTCCCTGCCCTCCCCCGTGGGGGGAGGCAATAGGGAAGAACATCCCCCATAGCATGGAACTTTTCGGGCCCCTCGCGCGTATACCGGATATGGAAACCTGGGTGATCTTCGACCGGAAGACGGACTACCGCAGCCTCGCCGCCCTGCTCATCCGGCGTTCGTCCGAACTCTCGGGGGCGGAGCTTCCGCATGACCCGGCGCCATGGCGAGCGGAAAGGAACTGAGGGCCCCATCCGGCCCCGGACCCGGGATCGGCCCGCGCGCGGGCCGCCGCGGACGGCCGGGCGCGGAAGCGGGGGAGACCCGTGAGCCGAGGAGGTGGACGCGATGACCGACAGTGAACTGAGGGGACGGGCCG of Elusimicrobiota bacterium contains these proteins:
- a CDS encoding ORF6N domain-containing protein — translated: MDKDIEAVDLGQKIYLIRGQKVMLDHDLAALYGVPTKRLNEQVRRNRERFPEDFMFQLTIEEARIWTVSRSQNATLKRGKNIKHFPYAFTEHGAVMLASVLSSPIAVRASIQVVRAFVRLRDTLSLHKELAAQLRELERKVVGHDARIAEIFAVIKRLMAEPRKAAPRIGFKPD
- a CDS encoding HEAT repeat domain-containing protein translates to MPARPLLILTLLSLALPLSAGSSRALLSALDTAQGSERLLVLRALGVGGDPKARVALIRLFDVPNASPEESAAIALSLSRHGGREPMKALLRAWDYLESAKFKAAGLPPQLTVLRERILDALAETRDPAALPALRRGLLDDDEVVVERAVAGVAALKDKGSQDWLLRCAESPKPGLAQAALEALGEYGGPRAEAALRAALEKAPAQVQPAAAYGLARRRRDLGRLKLEGWLLEEKEPTETGILAAYYLLRLGPRGGKDALDYLLRIVENDASPLRLRALEALGKAGDPRAVPLLSARLEKETREGRILVAQALGRLGGERAVVALKLLQDDPIREVGEVARYELAGLGEYETP
- a CDS encoding ATP-binding protein, producing MPRNEGESLDLLLEAGNLLSSKLDLRELLPIVMELASRVVDAETASLLLLDAKTEELYFDVALGLDPEVAKIRLKKGQGIAGACAADGKPVIVNDVAHDPRWAKVIDQSSGFKTQSVLCAPIILKGKLLGVVEAINSNTGTFTDTDVRIFNAFASQTAVAIENARLFAALSEEKAKLDTLLDEIADAAVLSDRAGRILLANAAAKKLFSGEKGSAPADVFAATRGMSACPPLGNLLEGESQAVPFEIVRKDPQLLILAGTVSAIQTEGPDGEKRECRVFVFRDVTELRREEGLKRNFLSLISHKLKTPLVTVVGYGSLLADELKDKVPADSLKALHTIRQQGSKLANLVEKLLNYTTLEDLDTRMLDAEPFPVDEVLTAAVKDLDVWLKDNDGAALVEAGSGLQAMGDSLLIKDAVKNLVENGVKFAPREKRKVALWAVQGKDRTIELNVRDTGPGIPPEEREKVFRRFYQIESSFTGQVDGWGLGLSFVKKVVEKHGGEVRIDSRPGAGTTMTLVLPQAES
- a CDS encoding TldD/PmbA family protein; translated protein: MIDAATLKFSDWAPALTGGEHAEAFLEDSVGNSLHYEDGRLQEVASGSDRGVGLRYLRALGDDRFETLHGSLNELEPGSARALADRLLEGMPRREAPPGKRIESFPHRVRRHPFDVPMEEKVALLARADRAVREDFPHVRQVSLIYAERMRRFAILDSESGFRMGERAVSLYAVTVTAEKDGLLQSGYEVVGGLKGYELFDDYSPFAAARTAAARAVAKLSAPTAPAGEMPVVLASSAGGTFIHEAIGHSLEADHIQEGTSPHYAGLRGKQVAAEFITIIDDPTLPYARGSYAFDDEGVPAAPTTVIENGVLKDYLYDRLTALKDGRRSNGHGRRESFRHRPIPRMSNLYIAPGKDNPKAILRSIERGLLVTKMGGGQVNTATGEFLFGVDEGYLVEGGKVKHLVRDANLLGAGPDVLRSIDMLGWDIGWGIGTCGKEGQGVPVSDGQPTLRIPKVVVGGREEA
- a CDS encoding protease complex subunit PrcB family protein; this encodes MKRLILSALALSLAGGAFAMGRTPPREGAAPTKKDEPAKKEAPMEKSTDITATASPSVWKGPHSGINDLTAFVIEDPSNWEKVWKDYMKREVPKVDFTKHFAACVFLGLRPTGGFGVDFLSPLMDAGTVTIRYRIHAPGGGSFVTQAFTTPFAVQLYKKTGRAVKLVEEKK